Proteins encoded in a region of the Triticum dicoccoides isolate Atlit2015 ecotype Zavitan chromosome 3A, WEW_v2.0, whole genome shotgun sequence genome:
- the LOC119268228 gene encoding mitochondrial carrier protein CoAc1 encodes MGSSQESTFSSASTAAQVNALGLLPVYAKELIAGGAAGAFAKTAVAPLERVKILLQTRTQGFQSLGIVQSLRKLWQYEGIRGFYKGNGASVLRIVPYAALHYMTYEQYRCWILNNAPSVGTGPVVDLFAGSAAGGTAVLCTYPLDLARTKLAYQVSNVAQPVNSLGNFGRQPVYNGVKDVFKTVYKEGGVRSLYRGIGPTLIGILPYAGLKFYIYEDLKSRVPEDYKRSVILKLSCGALAGLFGQTLTYPLDVVRRQMQVQNKQPQNANDAFRIRGTFQGLFLIIRCQGWRQLFAGLSLNYVKVVPSVAIGFTTYDMMKNLLGVPPREKAHPLTGNSNK; translated from the exons ATGGGTTCCTCGCAAGAATCCACATTTTCATCTGCCTCAACCGCCGCACAAGTGAATGCTTTGGGCTTACTACCTGTCTATGCCAAGGAGCTTATTGCTGGTGGTGCAGCTGGTGCATTCGCAAAGACTGCCGTCGCGCCACTTGAGAGGGTAAAGATCTTATTGCAG ACAAGAACCCAAGGGTTTCAATCCCTTGGGATTGTCCAATCCTTGAGGAAGCTGTGGCAATACGAGGGAATTCGAGGTTTCTACAA AGGAAATGGTGCGAGTGTGCTTCGGATTGTTCCATATGCAGCATTGCATTACATGACATATGAGCAGTATAGGTGCTGGATACTGAATAATGCGCCATCAGTGGGTACAGGACCTGTGGTTGATCTGTTCGCTGGCTCAGCTGCTGGCGGAACTGCAGTTCTGTGTACCTACCCTTTAGACTTGGCTAGGACCAAGCTGGCATACCAG GTTTCAAATGTAGCCCAACCTGTCAATTCATTGGGAAATTTTGGCCGCCAACCAGTATATAATGGTGTAAAGGATGTTTTTAAAACTGTTTACAAGGAAGGAGGTGTACGATCTTTGTACCGTGGGATAG GCCCAACCTTGATCGGTATTCTTCCATACGCGGGTCTGAAATTTTACATATATGAGGACCTAAAATCTCGTGTTCCCGAAGATTACAAGAGATCTGTTATATTGAAGCTCTCTTGTGGGGCTTTGGCTGGTCTTTTTGGACAAACCCTCACTTATCCACTGGATGTTGTCCGAAGGCAAATGCAG GTTCAGAACAAGCAGCCCCAGAATGCAAATGATGCCTTCCGCATAAGAGGAACATTTCAGGGTCTCTTTCTTATCATTCGGTGCCAGGGGTGGAGACAACTGTTCGCTGGCTTGAGCCTTAATTATGTCAAG GTTGTCCCTTCAGTTGCTATTGGTTTCACGACATATGACATGATGAAAAATTTGCTGGGAGTACCTCCACGCGAGAAAGCTCATCCGTTGACTGGTAACAGCAACAAATGA